The Candidatus Saccharimonadales bacterium DNA segment CGTTCTTTACGGATGGATACGGCGTGTATCCGCTTAAGATGATTTTAGACACGCCAAATCCTTCACTAGTACGAAAAATCGCACCGACATTATGGGTCGATCGAATATTATGCGCAATTACCACAATTTCAGACATTACATCAATTGTACCACTATAAAATCCATAAGCTTTTTGCTATAGTCAATAGGTAATGGACGAAGACAAAATTCAGCAGCGTCGCCGCGAACAAGATGAAAAAGCAACCCGTGAACGCGCGGCTATTTTAGGCATTCAATACCTCGATACGCGCGAAATAGAAAACAGCTTGCCACTTACGAAAGACATTGTTTCTGTTCCTGATATGTACAAGGGGCACATCATTCCTCTTACGATGGGAAGTGAGGAAGCTATCTATCGTTTTGGAGTTACCAGCCAAACTCCTCAGTCGTTGATTCAAAAAATGGCGACGGACTATAATGACGAAGGTAAAACAACACAATTTCTTTTGATTAGCGGTAGTGGGTTTAGGTCATTCATGTTGCGCTACGATCCACCAAAACAGGTTATTTATGACGACATTCAGATTGCCAAAGAGGGCGATAGCGATACGATAGCAGAAGTCAGCAAAACATTAAATTCTGTTGGTAGCGACCTTGTTTTTGATTATTTGATCGATCAAGCGGATCGATTGGGCGCAAGCGATATTCACATCGAGAATGAGCGCACCGATATTAGAATTCGTATGCGTATTGATGGCGCCTTACACCCTGTTGCGCAGCTTGAAAAAGACCGCTATCGCGTTATCATGGGTGCGCTTGCATCCAGGGCGAACATTTCAACCGCGGCAACCGATCCTCAGTCGGGACATATGCAAAAAGAAATTACACGCAGTGGTGCAACCCACCTTCTGAACCTGCGTGTCGAGACAGTGCCGACGATGTACGGGCAGGACGCAGTATTACGTCTGTTTAACTTTGATGAGAGTCTGTTGAATCTAGATCACCTCAGTATTCCTGAAAAACAACGTCACGAAATTGATGAAGTCATTAGCCATCCTCGTGGAATGGTGCTGATGGTTGGACCGACTGGTTCGGGTAAATCGACCACTCTTTACAGCATGTTAAACGCGCTTAATACCCCTGACCGTAAACTCATTACGCTAGAAGATCCAATCGAATACGGCCTGACGGGTATTTCACAGATTCCAATTGATACGACAGGTGGAAAAAGTTTTGCCGATGGACTGCGTGCGGTGCTCCGACTGGACCCTGATGTCGTGATGGTTGGTGAGATTCGCGACCAAGACACGGCCCGGACGGCTATCCAGGCTTCAATTACGGGGCACTTGGTGCTTTCTAGCTTTCACGCTAACTCAACCAGCGCAGCTTTTAGCCGCATGATTGACCTTATCGGGGTTAACCCTATCTTTAGTTCGGCAATTCGTCTTGTGATTGCACAGCGGTTAGTGCGACGACTGTATGATTCAACGAAAGAAGAATACGAACCGGACGAAGCAACTAAGAACTATGTTAGGAAAGCCCTTGAAAACCTTCCGGAGGGCACCGACAAGCCAAACCTGGATAACTTCAAGCTATGGCGGCCAAAGCCTAGCGAGGACGCTCCATTTGGGTATAAGGGTCGTATTGTCATTATGGAACAGATGGTTGTTGATGAAGAAATTCAAAAGTACCTTCGTGGTGATGTTAAAGATATTCACACCGAAGCAATTGAAAAAACAGCGACTGACGGTGGCATGCTAACGCTTTTGCAAGTAGGTGTACTTGCAGCTCTTCGAGGTGAAACAACCCTGGAAGAAATAAATCGCGTTATATAAAAATTATTGTATAGTAGGGATATGGATAAAATCCTCTATATCGGTGGTGTAGCCAGTAACTCATATCAGATCAATAGGGTATCACGGGAGCTTTCTGATCATTATGGTCTTAACGTCATAGGTCTATCTTTTAGCGAAGCGCAAAAAGATCAGGCATTGGTCGCAAGATTAGCCGCCGAATGTTTGGTTATTACCCATGCTGCCGGTATGTTGATGTTAAAATATGTCACCCCCAAAGAGCTCATTGCCGTTGCTCCCCCTATGCCAATCGGCGCACTACGCCTAATACGGAGGAACATTCCTAAAACACTTGCTCTTAACAAAAGCCATGAAAAGCTACCTGAAAGACGTGAAAAAATTCGTCAATACAACCTGCATGCATTAAAAGAACATCTCACCAGGCCTATTTATAATGTGTTTCAAATCGGTAAGATCAGCGCGTTTAATGCTGCTCAAGAAGCGGTGACAATGGTAACAAACGGATCAAAAGTGACTCTTTGCTTTATGGATAATGAGCTTATTTTTCGAAACTCTGCAGACCACCACCATGTTGGAATCGCCAAAGAGCAGGGCGTAATCGTCCATGATAGCGTTAGCGGGCATCACGACGAATTCTTACTATACCCCTTGGATGTACTTAGGCAGATTAATCGACTATAACTCTTGCAATAGCGGGGACTAATCTTTCGTCGAATACCGATGGGATGATATGTTCGGCGTCTACATCATCGACAAGGCTTGCGATAGCTTCGGCTGCGGCAATTTTATGCTGGTCGGTGATCTTTTTTACTCCGTTATCCAGCGCTCCGCGAAAGATACCAGGAAAAGCTGTCGCATTGTTCACTTGGTTTGGGAAATCGCTTCGTCCGGTAGCTATAACCGCAACACCTGCTTCTTTAGCATCGTCAGGCATGATTTCCGGTGTTGGATTAGCCATAGCAAACACGACAGGCTTATCGGCCATCCTTTTGATCATTTCTTTCGTGAGGAGCCCAGGTTTGCTGACGCCGATAAAAATATCCGCATCGGTGATCGCGTCATCTAACGAGCCAGAAGTAGACCCGTCAACATATTCAAGAAGCATTTTTTTCTCATCGTTTAAATCTACACGATCACTACTGATGACACCTTTACTATCAACAGCAACGATTTGCGGCTGCGCATATAGGTGAAGCAGTTTTGTGATAGCTGTACCGGCAGCGCCCGCGCCAATAATGACGATTTTTGTCTCGGCTAAATTCTTACCGACGACTTTCATTGCATTAATAAGTCCGGCGAGAGTGACAATGGCTGTACCATGTTGGTCGTCGTGAAAAACAGGGATGTCTAACTCGGCTTTTAGACGCTCTTCGATTTCAAAACATTGTGGTGCGGCGATATCTTCTAGGTTAATTGCTCCAAAACTAGGGGCAATTGCCTTTACGGTCGCAATGATTTCATCCACGCTGTGTACATCAAGTATAATTGGCACACTGTCGATTCCCGCAAAGTGTTTAAAAAGAAGCGCTTTCCCTTCCATGACGGGCATAGAGCCTTTTGGCCCAATGTTTCCCAGGCCTAAAACGGCTGATCCGTCTGAAACAACGGCTACGAGGTTATTCGTCCAGGTGTAAACAGGCAAAAGTGACGGGTCTTCGGCGATTGCACGGCTGACCGCAGCGACTCCAGGAGTGTAGTAACTGCTTAGTTTTTCTTTAGTAAGTTCATCTTTGTCACGAAGAGTCGTGGTAATTTTTCCTTTGTATCGTTTGTGGAGTTGTAGAGCTTGTTCATCGTAATTCATAGATCTTAGTATACCAAGCAATATAAAGTAGCGCTAAACCCTTTAAA contains these protein-coding regions:
- a CDS encoding GspE/PulE family protein, which translates into the protein MDEDKIQQRRREQDEKATRERAAILGIQYLDTREIENSLPLTKDIVSVPDMYKGHIIPLTMGSEEAIYRFGVTSQTPQSLIQKMATDYNDEGKTTQFLLISGSGFRSFMLRYDPPKQVIYDDIQIAKEGDSDTIAEVSKTLNSVGSDLVFDYLIDQADRLGASDIHIENERTDIRIRMRIDGALHPVAQLEKDRYRVIMGALASRANISTAATDPQSGHMQKEITRSGATHLLNLRVETVPTMYGQDAVLRLFNFDESLLNLDHLSIPEKQRHEIDEVISHPRGMVLMVGPTGSGKSTTLYSMLNALNTPDRKLITLEDPIEYGLTGISQIPIDTTGGKSFADGLRAVLRLDPDVVMVGEIRDQDTARTAIQASITGHLVLSSFHANSTSAAFSRMIDLIGVNPIFSSAIRLVIAQRLVRRLYDSTKEEYEPDEATKNYVRKALENLPEGTDKPNLDNFKLWRPKPSEDAPFGYKGRIVIMEQMVVDEEIQKYLRGDVKDIHTEAIEKTATDGGMLTLLQVGVLAALRGETTLEEINRVI
- a CDS encoding NADP-dependent malic enzyme, which gives rise to MNYDEQALQLHKRYKGKITTTLRDKDELTKEKLSSYYTPGVAAVSRAIAEDPSLLPVYTWTNNLVAVVSDGSAVLGLGNIGPKGSMPVMEGKALLFKHFAGIDSVPIILDVHSVDEIIATVKAIAPSFGAINLEDIAAPQCFEIEERLKAELDIPVFHDDQHGTAIVTLAGLINAMKVVGKNLAETKIVIIGAGAAGTAITKLLHLYAQPQIVAVDSKGVISSDRVDLNDEKKMLLEYVDGSTSGSLDDAITDADIFIGVSKPGLLTKEMIKRMADKPVVFAMANPTPEIMPDDAKEAGVAVIATGRSDFPNQVNNATAFPGIFRGALDNGVKKITDQHKIAAAEAIASLVDDVDAEHIIPSVFDERLVPAIARVIVD